Proteins encoded within one genomic window of Hevea brasiliensis isolate MT/VB/25A 57/8 chromosome 8, ASM3005281v1, whole genome shotgun sequence:
- the LOC110644133 gene encoding receptor-like cytoplasmic kinase 176 isoform X2 — translation MVIAVKRLNQESFQGHQEWLTEINFLGQLYHPNLVKLIGYCLEDDHRLLVYEFMPKGSLENHLFRRASYVQPLSWNLRIKIALDAAKGLAFLHSDKAKVIYRDLKASNILLDSNYNAKLSDFGLAKDGPTGSKSHVSTRVMGTYGYAAPEYMATGHLTKKSDIYSFGVVLLEILSGRRAIDKSKPSREENLVDWARPYLGSKRKIFQVMDARLEGQYSLKDALKAATLAVQCLSTEPRFRPNVEELVKALEQLLESNDPEGSRGSQSENPRKRNQSSSTGPKYRRRSTNEISDRKAVSHPKPTASPLHK, via the exons ATGGTTATTGCTGTGAAGAGGCTTAACCAAGAGAGTTTCCAGGGTCACCAGGAATGGTTG ACCGAAATCAACTTTCTCGGCCAGCTTTATCATCCAAATCTTGTGAAATTGATTGGATACTGTTTAGAGGATGACCATCGGCTTCTGGTATATGAGTTCATGCCAAAGGGCAGCTTGGAGAATCACTTATTTAGAA GGGCTTCTTATGTTCAACCACTTTCTTGGAATCTTCGAATTAAGATTGCTCTTGATGCTGCTAAGGGTCTGGCATTTCTTCACAGTGATAAGGCCAAAGTGATATATCGAGACCTTAAGGCTTCCAACATCCTGCTTGATTCA AACTATAATGCCAAACTCTCTGACTTTGGGTTGGCCAAGGATGGGCCAACAGGGAGTAAAAGCCATGTTTCAACCCGAGTAATGGGTACCTATGGGTATGCAGCACCCGAGTATATGGCCACAG GTCATCTAACTAAGAAGAGTGACATATACAGTTTCGGGGTTGTACTTCTTGAAATTTTATCCGGCAGGCGAGCTATAGACAAAAGCAAACCATCCAGGGAAGAAAATTTAGTTGACTGGGCAAGGCCTTATCTTGGCAGCAAACGCAAAATTTTCCAAGTTATGGATGCCCGACTTGAAGGCCAGTATTCATTGAAAGATGCACTAAAAGCAGCTACTCTTGCAGTACAATGCCTATCAACAGAGCCAAGGTTTAGACCAAATGTGGAAGAATTGGTAAAAGCATTGGAACAATTGCTCGAGTCCAATGACCCCGAGGGGTCTCGGGGCTCTCAAAGCGAAAACCCCCGAAAAAGGAATCAAAGTTCAAGCACCGGTCCTAAATATCGTAGGAGAAGTACTAATGAAATTTCTGATAGAAAAGCTGTCTCTCATCCAAAACCAACTGCTTCTCCTCTGCATAAATAG
- the LOC110644125 gene encoding uncharacterized protein LOC110644125 isoform X2, whose amino-acid sequence MKFEDYLMQQKDDKQKRLDLEKEVENLRLEFEEEQMINKVLYCALHGPVSSQPCLASLLPPQVQGLLAELAMVEEEIIWLERKVDELKLNLYQERNQTQKWKLQRKQQRKLRHQNHLPPCRPGNSSVLDDDSGHLSRSKHYKEFRKENMKFRRASLGSAEEMSYVLSTGSTSDEKSRRGRMQKEHHMYKEICDEKPNELSEELIKCLIGIFLALKQAPKDREESAIIPKLGLSYLDSTIRDIGPYKNFIHIARNSLDIGHFAECLPQTGKLRVLIHKLGNVELTFLTYKQKLAFWINIYNASIMHAFLEHGLPSSQEKLLAIMNKAALNVGGIVLNALAIEHFILRHPCESKHGPSDEKEMLLRHAYGLGYPESNVTFALCRGTWSSPALRVYTPEEVTNELEKAKVEYLEASVGVTSKRKIVIPKLLQWHMQDFADSMESLLEWIYSQLPRSGSLKRLMLECINGETKYPSTKMAEIQPYESEFRYLLPL is encoded by the exons ATGAAATTTGAAGACTACCTGATGCAACAAAAAGATGATAAGCAGAAAAGGCTTGATCTAGAGAAGGAG GTTGAAAATTTAAGATTAGAATTTGAAGAGGAACAGATGATAAACAAGGTCTTATACTGTGCACTCCATGGTCCTGTCTCATCACAGCCATGTCTTGCCTCTTTGCTTCCACCTCAG GTTCAGGGGCTTCTTGCAGAACTAGCAATGGTAGAGGAGGAGATCATATGGCTAGAGAGAAAAGTTGATGAGCTGAAACTGAACTTGTACCAAGAGAGGAACCAAACTCAGAAATGGAAACTACAAAGGAAGCAGCAGAGGAAACTGAGGCACCAGAATCATTTACCACCATGCAGACCGGGAAATTCATCGGTGCTTGATGATGATTCCGGTCACCTATCTAGATCAAAGCATTATAAAGAGTTCAGGAAAGAGAACATGAAATTCAGGAGAGCTTCATTGGGTTCTGCAGAGGAAATGTCATATGTGCTTTCCACAGGTTCCACTA GTGATGAAAAATCAAGAAGAGGTAGAATGCAGAAGGAACACCATATGTATAAAGAGATTTGTGATGAGAAACCAAATGAACTCTCAGAAGAACTAATCAAATGCCTAATAGGCATATTTCTTGCTCTAAAGCAGGCACCAAAGGATAGAGAAGAATCAGCCATTATCCCAAAGCTTGGCCTCTCAT ATTTAGACAGCACTATCAGGGACATTGGACCTTACAAGAACTTCATCCACATTGCTAGAAACTCGTTAGATATCGGTCATTTTGCAGAATGCTTGCCACAAACTGGAAAATTGAG GGTTTTAATTCATAAATTAGGTAATGTTGAATTGACATTCTTGACCTACAAGCAGAAGCTAGCATTTTGGATCAATATCTACAACGCCAGCATAATGCAT GCATTTCTAGAGCATGGACTGCCTTCCTCACAGGAGAAACTGTTGGCAATCATGAACAAG GCTGCATTGAATGTGGGCGGGATAGTGCTGAATGCCTTGGCCATCGAGCATTTTATTCTCCGGCATCCATGTGAATCAAAACAT GGCCCTTCAGATGAGAAGGAAATGCTACTACGACATGCTTATGGTCTTGGGTATCCAGAATCCAACGTGACATTTGCTCTTTGCAGGGGCACTTGGTCCTCCCCAGCA CTAAGGGTTTATACACCTGAAGAAGTGACGAATGAATTGGAGAAAGCGAAAGTCGAGTATCTGGAAGCTTCAGTTGGGGTTACAAGCAAGAGAAAAATAGTGATTCCCAAGCTTCTGCAGTGGCACATGCAAGATTTTGCAGACAGCATGGAATCACTACTGGAATGGATTTATAGCCAATTGCCGCGCTCTGGGTCACTCAAAAGATTGATGTTGGAGTGCATAAATGGAGAAACGAAATATCCTTCAACAAAAATGGCGGAAATTCAGCCTTATGAATCAGAGTTCCGATATCTAT
- the LOC110644133 gene encoding receptor-like cytoplasmic kinase 176 isoform X1 produces MGSCFSVRIKAEIPFHHGADPKYSSKGGYDPSGSSSKVSSVTVPSTPRTEGEILQSSNLKNFSFGELRAATRNFRPDSVLGEGGFGCVYKGWIDEHSLTPTRPGTGMVIAVKRLNQESFQGHQEWLTEINFLGQLYHPNLVKLIGYCLEDDHRLLVYEFMPKGSLENHLFRRASYVQPLSWNLRIKIALDAAKGLAFLHSDKAKVIYRDLKASNILLDSNYNAKLSDFGLAKDGPTGSKSHVSTRVMGTYGYAAPEYMATGHLTKKSDIYSFGVVLLEILSGRRAIDKSKPSREENLVDWARPYLGSKRKIFQVMDARLEGQYSLKDALKAATLAVQCLSTEPRFRPNVEELVKALEQLLESNDPEGSRGSQSENPRKRNQSSSTGPKYRRRSTNEISDRKAVSHPKPTASPLHK; encoded by the exons ATGGGTTCCTGCTTTAGTGTAAGAATCAAAGCTGAGATTCCTTTTCACCATg GGGCAGACCCAAAATATAGCAGCAAAGGTGGATATGATCCAAGTGGATCTAGCAGCAAGGTCTCGTCTGTCACGGTGCCTTCAACTCCTCGGACAGAGGGTGAGATCTTACAGTCTTCCAATTTGAAGAACTTtagctttggtgaactgagggcAGCCACTAGGAACTTCCGTCCGGATAGTGTGTTGGGTGAAGGAGGATTTGGCTGTGTCTACAAAGGATGGATTGATGAACATTCACTGACACCTACCAGGCCTGGAACTGGCATGGTTATTGCTGTGAAGAGGCTTAACCAAGAGAGTTTCCAGGGTCACCAGGAATGGTTG ACCGAAATCAACTTTCTCGGCCAGCTTTATCATCCAAATCTTGTGAAATTGATTGGATACTGTTTAGAGGATGACCATCGGCTTCTGGTATATGAGTTCATGCCAAAGGGCAGCTTGGAGAATCACTTATTTAGAA GGGCTTCTTATGTTCAACCACTTTCTTGGAATCTTCGAATTAAGATTGCTCTTGATGCTGCTAAGGGTCTGGCATTTCTTCACAGTGATAAGGCCAAAGTGATATATCGAGACCTTAAGGCTTCCAACATCCTGCTTGATTCA AACTATAATGCCAAACTCTCTGACTTTGGGTTGGCCAAGGATGGGCCAACAGGGAGTAAAAGCCATGTTTCAACCCGAGTAATGGGTACCTATGGGTATGCAGCACCCGAGTATATGGCCACAG GTCATCTAACTAAGAAGAGTGACATATACAGTTTCGGGGTTGTACTTCTTGAAATTTTATCCGGCAGGCGAGCTATAGACAAAAGCAAACCATCCAGGGAAGAAAATTTAGTTGACTGGGCAAGGCCTTATCTTGGCAGCAAACGCAAAATTTTCCAAGTTATGGATGCCCGACTTGAAGGCCAGTATTCATTGAAAGATGCACTAAAAGCAGCTACTCTTGCAGTACAATGCCTATCAACAGAGCCAAGGTTTAGACCAAATGTGGAAGAATTGGTAAAAGCATTGGAACAATTGCTCGAGTCCAATGACCCCGAGGGGTCTCGGGGCTCTCAAAGCGAAAACCCCCGAAAAAGGAATCAAAGTTCAAGCACCGGTCCTAAATATCGTAGGAGAAGTACTAATGAAATTTCTGATAGAAAAGCTGTCTCTCATCCAAAACCAACTGCTTCTCCTCTGCATAAATAG
- the LOC110644126 gene encoding uncharacterized mitochondrial protein AtMg00820-like, which yields MITRSQTGSLKPKTFSAVSTIPHIPSSYNKVVQDKNWRVAMNQEVNALIQTDTWELVPRSSADNIIAFKWIFRIKQKQDGSIDCYKARLVAKGFHQRPGLDFFETFSPRVKPMTIRIILSIAVFHGWELHQLDVSNAFLHGDLDENVFME from the coding sequence ATGATTACCCGAAGTCAGACAGGTTCCCTAAAACCAAAAACATTCTCTGCTGTGTCTACCATACCTCACATCCCATCATCCTACAATAAAGTTGTGCAAGACAAAAATTGGCGAGTCGCCATGAATCAAGAAGTAAATGCATTAATCCAAACCGATACATGGGAGCTTGTTCCTCGGTCCAGTGCTGATAATATCATTGCATTCAAATGGATATTTCGCATTAAACAGAAGCAAGATGGCAGTATTGATTGCTATAAAGCCCGCTTGGTGGCTAAAGGTTTTCATCAACGGCCTGGGCTCGACTTCTTTGAAACATTTTCTCCAAGAGTCAAGCCTATGACCATAAGAATTATTTTATCAATCGCAGTGTTTCATGGATGGGAACTTCATCAACTTGATGTCTCCAATGCCTTCTTACATGGAGACTTGGATGAAAATGTCTTCATGGAGTAA
- the LOC110644125 gene encoding uncharacterized protein LOC110644125 isoform X3 — MINKVLYCALHGPVSSQPCLASLLPPQVQGLLAELAMVEEEIIWLERKVDELKLNLYQERNQTQKWKLQRKQQRKLRHQNHLPPCRPGNSSVLDDDSGHLSRSKHYKEFRKENMKFRRASLGSAEEMSYVLSTGSTSDEKSRRGRMQKEHHMYKEICDEKPNELSEELIKCLIGIFLALKQAPKDREESAIIPKLGLSCMSSKSSKTSFNCKACMFPFNHNISNLDPYCIMPDLDSTIRDIGPYKNFIHIARNSLDIGHFAECLPQTGKLRVLIHKLGNVELTFLTYKQKLAFWINIYNASIMHAFLEHGLPSSQEKLLAIMNKAALNVGGIVLNALAIEHFILRHPCESKHGPSDEKEMLLRHAYGLGYPESNVTFALCRGTWSSPALRVYTPEEVTNELEKAKVEYLEASVGVTSKRKIVIPKLLQWHMQDFADSMESLLEWIYSQLPRSGSLKRLMLECINGETKYPSTKMAEIQPYESEFRYLLPL; from the exons ATGATAAACAAGGTCTTATACTGTGCACTCCATGGTCCTGTCTCATCACAGCCATGTCTTGCCTCTTTGCTTCCACCTCAG GTTCAGGGGCTTCTTGCAGAACTAGCAATGGTAGAGGAGGAGATCATATGGCTAGAGAGAAAAGTTGATGAGCTGAAACTGAACTTGTACCAAGAGAGGAACCAAACTCAGAAATGGAAACTACAAAGGAAGCAGCAGAGGAAACTGAGGCACCAGAATCATTTACCACCATGCAGACCGGGAAATTCATCGGTGCTTGATGATGATTCCGGTCACCTATCTAGATCAAAGCATTATAAAGAGTTCAGGAAAGAGAACATGAAATTCAGGAGAGCTTCATTGGGTTCTGCAGAGGAAATGTCATATGTGCTTTCCACAGGTTCCACTA GTGATGAAAAATCAAGAAGAGGTAGAATGCAGAAGGAACACCATATGTATAAAGAGATTTGTGATGAGAAACCAAATGAACTCTCAGAAGAACTAATCAAATGCCTAATAGGCATATTTCTTGCTCTAAAGCAGGCACCAAAGGATAGAGAAGAATCAGCCATTATCCCAAAGCTTGGCCTCTCATGTATGAGTTCAAAAAGCTCAAAGACCTCTTTCAACTGTAaagcatgcatgtttcctttcaaccaCAATATATCAAATCTTGATCCCTATTGCATTATGCCAGATTTAGACAGCACTATCAGGGACATTGGACCTTACAAGAACTTCATCCACATTGCTAGAAACTCGTTAGATATCGGTCATTTTGCAGAATGCTTGCCACAAACTGGAAAATTGAG GGTTTTAATTCATAAATTAGGTAATGTTGAATTGACATTCTTGACCTACAAGCAGAAGCTAGCATTTTGGATCAATATCTACAACGCCAGCATAATGCAT GCATTTCTAGAGCATGGACTGCCTTCCTCACAGGAGAAACTGTTGGCAATCATGAACAAG GCTGCATTGAATGTGGGCGGGATAGTGCTGAATGCCTTGGCCATCGAGCATTTTATTCTCCGGCATCCATGTGAATCAAAACAT GGCCCTTCAGATGAGAAGGAAATGCTACTACGACATGCTTATGGTCTTGGGTATCCAGAATCCAACGTGACATTTGCTCTTTGCAGGGGCACTTGGTCCTCCCCAGCA CTAAGGGTTTATACACCTGAAGAAGTGACGAATGAATTGGAGAAAGCGAAAGTCGAGTATCTGGAAGCTTCAGTTGGGGTTACAAGCAAGAGAAAAATAGTGATTCCCAAGCTTCTGCAGTGGCACATGCAAGATTTTGCAGACAGCATGGAATCACTACTGGAATGGATTTATAGCCAATTGCCGCGCTCTGGGTCACTCAAAAGATTGATGTTGGAGTGCATAAATGGAGAAACGAAATATCCTTCAACAAAAATGGCGGAAATTCAGCCTTATGAATCAGAGTTCCGATATCTAT
- the LOC110644131 gene encoding 16 kDa phloem protein 1, producing the protein MATGLLEVQLVNAKGLRGTDFLGKIDPYVIVKYKNQERESSVARGQGGNPVWNEKLTFKVEYPGQGEEYKLILKIMDKDTFSADDLLGHATIYVKDLLELGVENGTAELHPQKYSIVQSDQCYNGEIQVGVTFTLKVENGNREEEEYGGWKESCF; encoded by the exons ATGGCTACTGGGCTATTGGAAGTGCAGCTGGTGAATGCAAAAGGCCTCAGAGGCACTGATTTCTTAG GTAAGATTGATCCATATGTTATCGTGAAGTACAAAAACCAAGAGCGCGAGAGCAGTGTCGCCAGAG GTCAAGGTGGAAATCCAGTGTGGAATGAGAAACTCACATTCAAGGTGGAATATCCAGGGCAAGGTGAAGAGTACAAGCTCATTTTAAAAATCATGGACAAGGACACCTTCTCTGctgatgatttgcttggccatgcTAC GATCTATGTGAAGGATTTGTTGGAATTAGGAGTGGAGAATGGAACTGCTGAACTTCATCCTCAAAAGTATAGCATTGTTCAATCTGATCAATGTTACAATGGAGAGATTCAAGTTGGAGTCACTTTCACCCTCAAG GTGGAAAATGGCAACCGTGAAGAAGAAGAGTATGGTGGGTGGAAGGAAAGCTGTTTTTAG
- the LOC110644129 gene encoding serine/arginine-rich SC35-like splicing factor SCL30 has protein sequence MRRYSPPYYSPPRRGYGGRVRSPPRRGYGGGGRYGRRKDQNHGSLLVRNIPLDCRPEELRVPFERFGVVRDVYIPKDYYTGEPRGFAFVQFVDPYDAMEAQHRMNGQIVAGREISVVVAAETRKRPQDMRQRARVRGPSGYGGRSSYYGRSRSRSLSRSRSPHHHLGSRSRYRSRSYSPASRRPDYSASSGRRHTDHLRSPGSPPPERDADHIHRSYSPGYGVDENGHGYGEKPPYDSEEARAWRPSPGRASRSLSGSRSRSADLSPRRSR, from the exons ATGAGAAGGTACAGTCCACCATATTATAGTCCTCCAAGGAGAGGATATGGAGGCCGAGTAAGAAGCCCACCAAGGAGAGGATATGGAGGTGGTGGGAGGTATGGGAGACGCAAGGACCAGAATCATGGAAGCCTACTGGTTCGAAACATACCACTTGATTGCAG ACCAGAAGAACTTAGAGTTCCATTTGAGAGATTTGGAGTTGTAAGGGACGTGTATATTCCAAAGGACTATTACACAGG GGAACCTCGTGGCTTTGCATTTGTGCAGTTTGTGGATCCATATGATGCCATGGAAGCTCAGCATCGCATGAATGGACAAATTGTTGCTGGGAGAGAAATATCAGTGGTGGTAGCAGCGGAGACGAGGAAAAGGCCTCAGGATATGCGGCAAAGAGCCAGGGTTAG AGGACCATCAGGCTATGGTGGACGATCATCTTATTATG GACGTTCTCGGTCTCGATCACTATCCCGATCACGCTCCCCTCATCATCATTTAGGTTCTAGGTCTCGGTATCGCTCAAG ATCATATTCTCCTGCCTCAAGGCGGCCGGACTACTCTGCTTCCTCCGGTAGAAGGCATACAGACCATCTAAGGTCTCCTGGGAGTCCTCCACCTGAGCGAGATGCTGATCACATTCACAGGTCTTACTCTCCTGGATATGGTGTGGATGAAAATGGCCATGGTTATGGCGA GAAACCTCCATATGATTCTGAGGAAGCAAGAGCTTGGAGGCCATCACCTGGTAGAGCTTCAAGGTCACTCTCTGGATCTAGATCTAGATCAGCTGACTTGTCACCCAGGCGCAGCAGATGA
- the LOC110644125 gene encoding uncharacterized protein LOC110644125 isoform X1 has translation MKFEDYLMQQKDDKQKRLDLEKEVENLRLEFEEEQMINKVLYCALHGPVSSQPCLASLLPPQVQGLLAELAMVEEEIIWLERKVDELKLNLYQERNQTQKWKLQRKQQRKLRHQNHLPPCRPGNSSVLDDDSGHLSRSKHYKEFRKENMKFRRASLGSAEEMSYVLSTGSTSDEKSRRGRMQKEHHMYKEICDEKPNELSEELIKCLIGIFLALKQAPKDREESAIIPKLGLSCMSSKSSKTSFNCKACMFPFNHNISNLDPYCIMPDLDSTIRDIGPYKNFIHIARNSLDIGHFAECLPQTGKLRVLIHKLGNVELTFLTYKQKLAFWINIYNASIMHAFLEHGLPSSQEKLLAIMNKAALNVGGIVLNALAIEHFILRHPCESKHGPSDEKEMLLRHAYGLGYPESNVTFALCRGTWSSPALRVYTPEEVTNELEKAKVEYLEASVGVTSKRKIVIPKLLQWHMQDFADSMESLLEWIYSQLPRSGSLKRLMLECINGETKYPSTKMAEIQPYESEFRYLLPL, from the exons ATGAAATTTGAAGACTACCTGATGCAACAAAAAGATGATAAGCAGAAAAGGCTTGATCTAGAGAAGGAG GTTGAAAATTTAAGATTAGAATTTGAAGAGGAACAGATGATAAACAAGGTCTTATACTGTGCACTCCATGGTCCTGTCTCATCACAGCCATGTCTTGCCTCTTTGCTTCCACCTCAG GTTCAGGGGCTTCTTGCAGAACTAGCAATGGTAGAGGAGGAGATCATATGGCTAGAGAGAAAAGTTGATGAGCTGAAACTGAACTTGTACCAAGAGAGGAACCAAACTCAGAAATGGAAACTACAAAGGAAGCAGCAGAGGAAACTGAGGCACCAGAATCATTTACCACCATGCAGACCGGGAAATTCATCGGTGCTTGATGATGATTCCGGTCACCTATCTAGATCAAAGCATTATAAAGAGTTCAGGAAAGAGAACATGAAATTCAGGAGAGCTTCATTGGGTTCTGCAGAGGAAATGTCATATGTGCTTTCCACAGGTTCCACTA GTGATGAAAAATCAAGAAGAGGTAGAATGCAGAAGGAACACCATATGTATAAAGAGATTTGTGATGAGAAACCAAATGAACTCTCAGAAGAACTAATCAAATGCCTAATAGGCATATTTCTTGCTCTAAAGCAGGCACCAAAGGATAGAGAAGAATCAGCCATTATCCCAAAGCTTGGCCTCTCATGTATGAGTTCAAAAAGCTCAAAGACCTCTTTCAACTGTAaagcatgcatgtttcctttcaaccaCAATATATCAAATCTTGATCCCTATTGCATTATGCCAGATTTAGACAGCACTATCAGGGACATTGGACCTTACAAGAACTTCATCCACATTGCTAGAAACTCGTTAGATATCGGTCATTTTGCAGAATGCTTGCCACAAACTGGAAAATTGAG GGTTTTAATTCATAAATTAGGTAATGTTGAATTGACATTCTTGACCTACAAGCAGAAGCTAGCATTTTGGATCAATATCTACAACGCCAGCATAATGCAT GCATTTCTAGAGCATGGACTGCCTTCCTCACAGGAGAAACTGTTGGCAATCATGAACAAG GCTGCATTGAATGTGGGCGGGATAGTGCTGAATGCCTTGGCCATCGAGCATTTTATTCTCCGGCATCCATGTGAATCAAAACAT GGCCCTTCAGATGAGAAGGAAATGCTACTACGACATGCTTATGGTCTTGGGTATCCAGAATCCAACGTGACATTTGCTCTTTGCAGGGGCACTTGGTCCTCCCCAGCA CTAAGGGTTTATACACCTGAAGAAGTGACGAATGAATTGGAGAAAGCGAAAGTCGAGTATCTGGAAGCTTCAGTTGGGGTTACAAGCAAGAGAAAAATAGTGATTCCCAAGCTTCTGCAGTGGCACATGCAAGATTTTGCAGACAGCATGGAATCACTACTGGAATGGATTTATAGCCAATTGCCGCGCTCTGGGTCACTCAAAAGATTGATGTTGGAGTGCATAAATGGAGAAACGAAATATCCTTCAACAAAAATGGCGGAAATTCAGCCTTATGAATCAGAGTTCCGATATCTAT